One part of the Anaerolineales bacterium genome encodes these proteins:
- a CDS encoding metallophosphoesterase, whose protein sequence is MSMLYVTSDLHFGHSSEGNRAIESLARWLKEHCQPEDVLLLGGDLSNDDDGIRSCLRLFRNVEARKAAIAGNHDVWVSAEADSWERFLHTADLFEQEGFHPLEREPLIVGDVAYVGTMGWYDYSFREHIGIALEWYRSKVFPGDHEPIWSDAEYVRWTHSDTEVAALLAEKFARHLHEVRNAGEVVPILHHLPTSNLLFRPRFLVPRRWRFANAFLGSERFGDIIASRSNIRTAFCGHSHMQRAARIGRATCWSVGSDYAKPRLLMCRDGRVQSRRFS, encoded by the coding sequence ATGAGCATGCTGTACGTTACCAGCGATCTGCATTTCGGGCACTCGAGCGAGGGCAACCGGGCGATTGAATCGCTCGCACGCTGGCTCAAGGAGCATTGTCAACCGGAAGACGTCCTGCTTTTGGGCGGCGACCTCTCCAATGATGACGACGGGATACGATCCTGTCTGCGATTGTTCCGCAACGTAGAGGCGCGGAAAGCGGCGATTGCTGGAAACCACGATGTGTGGGTCTCCGCGGAAGCGGATTCCTGGGAACGATTCCTCCATACGGCGGACCTGTTCGAACAAGAGGGGTTCCATCCCCTGGAGCGCGAACCTCTTATTGTCGGCGACGTAGCGTACGTCGGCACCATGGGCTGGTACGATTACAGTTTTCGGGAACATATCGGCATTGCATTGGAATGGTATCGGTCAAAGGTATTTCCCGGCGATCATGAGCCAATCTGGAGCGATGCCGAGTACGTTCGCTGGACTCATAGTGACACGGAGGTGGCAGCATTGTTGGCGGAGAAGTTTGCCCGGCACCTCCATGAGGTCCGGAACGCAGGCGAAGTCGTGCCAATTCTCCATCACCTTCCGACCAGCAATCTGCTGTTCCGACCCCGCTTCTTGGTTCCAAGGCGCTGGCGTTTCGCCAACGCATTTCTCGGATCGGAACGATTCGGGGACATCATCGCGTCCCGCTCCAATATCCGAACGGCGTTCTGCGGCCACTCCCACATGCAGCGCGCGGCACGCATCGGACGGGCAACCTGCTGGAGCGTGGGAAGCGATTACGCAAAACCGCGTCTGCTCATGTGCCGCGACGGACGGGTGCAGTCCAGACGCTTCTCATAA